In the Plectropomus leopardus isolate mb chromosome 5, YSFRI_Pleo_2.0, whole genome shotgun sequence genome, one interval contains:
- the LOC121943429 gene encoding guanylate cyclase soluble subunit beta-2-like — protein sequence MTLYLQPAALLLSCSCWALLFYGFINTCLKSLVVEKFGEETWVKLRDEAGVQDTFLTYEVYKDEITMKLLAETCKLLGIKPEVVLRQFGEYFFEFCKRSGYDHMLRTVGGNLFEFTENLDALHGYLTLSYKEMNAPSFRVERNPDGTMLLHYYSDRKGLCHIVPGIIGAVAKDFFNSDITMEIVNQLEELERTGKKEHVVFLVTQWPAVAAHSSVFSTTLSKEIQYQFLRAQESLGDNQGAGKLLRGFEPVYPTTLNIDPKTFCHAFPFHIVFDEQLVVHQAGVNLQKMVPGLKTMNVHLNLYFSIVHPEVTFTISSIRKFINSHFVLQTRRDMMPEAWKNRPMLQLRGQMIWMPSLDSMLYQASPLLRSLQELEERDMHISDIAPHDVTRDLILLNQQRLAEIELSNQLERKKEELRLLSQHLEEEKRKTENLLYAMLPKHVANQLKEGKTVKAGEFKECTILFSDVVAFTNICSLCEPIQIVFMLNSMYLRFDRLTTVHNVYKVETIGDAYMVVGGVPIFVSSHAERVANFALGMILAAREVINPVTAGPIQIRVGLHSGPVLAGVVGVKMPRYCLFGDTVNTASRMESHSLPDKIHLSPTVYQALKNKSFVIQRRGEIEVKGKGRMTTYFLERNIGVSERQIMGLSHLETGAGQQDSQMSHQPNIHRQGQRRDDLCLIPMKYEDSLNKPLQSSHMTEPQTGPAIKPQDSESYGSLHTDDLLEDGAPDQFKDTDEFSQTEVNKHTDSFDSDTVDTEEQQQITGAMETNNQSKHTQTRFCVVL from the exons ATGACCCTGTACCTGCAACCTGCAGCgctgctgctgagctgctcCTGTTGGGCTCTCCTCTTT TATGGATTTATTAACACCTGTCTGAAATCGCTGGTAGTTGAAAAGTTTGGCGAGGAGACGTGGGTCAAACTGAG GGATGAAGCTGGAGTCCAGGATACCTTCCTGACATATGAAGTCTACAAAGATGAAATCACCATGAAATTATTAGCCGAAACATGCAAGCTGCTTG GAATAAAGCCAGAGGTTGTCTTGAGGCAGTTTGGAGaatatttctttgaattttgCAAACGCTCCGGCTATGATCACATGCTgcggactgtgggaggaaatcTGTTTGAATTCACAGAGAATTTAGATGCACTTCATGGCTACCTCACCCTCTCCTACAAG GAAATGAATGCTCCATCATTTCGGGTGGAGAGGAACCCCGATGGCACCATGCTTCTCCATTATTATTCAGACCGCAAAGGACTCTGCCACATTGTCCCTG GTATTATTGGAGCTGTTGCTAAAGATTTTTTCAACAGTGATATTACAATGGAGATTGTCAACCAGCTAGAGGAGCTTGAGAGAACTGGGAAGAAGGAGCATGTGGTTTTTCTGGTTACACAGTGGCCAGCTGTTGCTGCTCACTCCAGCGTGTTCAGCA ccACTTTATCAAAAGAGATCCAGTATCAGTTTCTCCGTGCACAGGAGTCACTGGGAGACAATCAGGGCGCTG GCAAACTGTTGAGAGGTTTTGAGCCAGTGTACCCTACAACTCTTAACATTGATCCGAAGACTTTCTGCCATGCTTTCCCTTTCCACATAGTCTTTGATGAACAG CTGGTGGTGCATCAGGCAGGGGTGAACCTCCAAAAGATGGTCCCTGGGCTCAAGACTATGAATGTCCATCTGAACCTTTACTTCAGCATTGTGCATCCTGAAGTCACCTTCACCATCTCCAGCATCAGGAAGTTCATCAACAGCCACTTTGTCCTGCAGACGCGGAGGGATATGATGCCTGAAGCGTGGAAGAACAGGCCAATGCTGCAGCTCAGAG GTCAGATGATCTGGATGCCCTCTCTGGACAGTATGCTCTATCAAGCCTCTCCTCTGCTGAGAAGCCtccaggagctggaggagagggaCATGCACATCTCTGATATTGCACCACACGACGTCACCCGCGACCTCATCCTGCTTAATCAGCAGCGACTGGCTGAAATCGAACTGTCCAATCAgctggagaggaagaaagaggagcTCCGCCTCCTGTCTCAGCACCtggaagaagagaaaaggaagacGGAGAACTTGCTGTACGCCATGTTGCCCAAGCACGTAGCCAACCAGCTGAAGGAGGGCAAGACAGTAAAAGCAG GAGAATTTAAAGAGTGCACCATACTGTTTAGCGATGTGGTGGCCTTCACTAATATCTGCTCCCTGTGTGAACCCATCCAAATAGTCTTTATGCTGAACTCCATGTACCTTCGATTCGACCGACTCACAACTGTGCACAATGTTTACAAG GTTGAGACCATCGGGGATGCCTATATGGTGGTGGGTGGCGTGCCCATATTTGTCTCCAGCCATGCTGAGCGGGTGGCCAACTTTGCCCTGGGTATGATCCTGGCTGCCAGGGAGGTTATTAACCCTGTGACAGCAGGGCCCATTCAG ATTCGTGTGGGTCTTCACAGTGGTCCTGTGCTGGCAGGTGTGGTTGGGGTGAAGATGCCTCGTTACTGCCTGTTTGGAGACACGGTCAACACTGCATCCCGCATGGAGAGTCACAGCCTCCCCGACAAGATCCATCTGAGCCCAACTGTCTACCA GGCTTTGAAGAATAAAAGCTTTGTTATTCAGAGGCGAGGGGAGATCGAGGTGAAGGGGAAGGGCAGAATGACCACTTACTTTCTTGAAAGGAACATAGGAGTCAGCGAGCGGCAGATTATGGGTCTCTCCCACTTGGAGACAGGAGCTGGACAGCAGGACAGCCAGATGAGCCACCAGCCAAATATCCACAGACAAG GGCAACGCAGGGACGACCTTTGCTTGATCCCTATGAAATATGAAGACAGTCTAAATAAACCCCTGCAATCATCACATATGACTGAACCCCAGACCGGCCCAGCCATCAAGCCCCAGGACTCAGAGAGCTACGGGAGCCTGCACACCGACGATCTATTAGAGGATGGAGCTCCAGACCAGTTTAAAGATACAGATGAATTTAGCCAAAcagaagtaaacaaacacacagacagctttgACAGTGACACCGTGGACACAGAGGAACAGCAGCAGATTACTGGTGCCATGGAAACAAACAATCAAAGCAAACACACCCAGACCAGGTTCTGTGTGGTCCTGTGA